From one Nilaparvata lugens isolate BPH chromosome 2, ASM1435652v1, whole genome shotgun sequence genomic stretch:
- the LOC120350126 gene encoding uncharacterized protein LOC120350126 — protein MKGNTAEMSTAIRKFLSYLQSTGLYSPKKFILRGKISFSILTITVLEIIVATAFCWREWDINFRVTALENLNMAIGILDIAIESQLMHEKLESQLKLLSSGVFLYDVTQEGLKLSIFKEKETFVKYLEREIIALTEIIETSMRWFFIGCNLSSFCGIIVYLFNHDLNALTLPIVFYNPFTPSPSVPFVDFKQYCIVFSIELWYMYVSYKLTLSMGGFLFLSADNVIREIKSFQMNLHELSLNFDAIEAEDKHVSFEDERYEGMKKVFRKICVHHQRIFRKVEMLNKGIDFIVICYNPYLCFQLCLAIFCIMKVDLLFKIKYGFAFITVLVITFKYCELGQELENEGEKLRMALYTCSWTGKPSWFGRSLSIMMIQSHRVPKIEAFRFLTLNRINLRVIVQTVYSYLNLLTRVSR, from the exons ATGAAG GGAAATACTGCGGAAATGAGCACTGCGATTAGAAAGTTCCTTTCATACTTGCAGAGCACTGGTCTCTATTCTCCGAAAAAATTTATTCTCAGAGGAAAAATCTCATTCTCCATTTTAACCATAACAGTGTTGGAGATAATCGTTGCTACTGCTTTCTGTTGGAGAGAATGGGATATAAATTTCAGGGTAACAGCACTCGAAAATTTGAATATGGCGATCGGTATACTTGACATCGCTATAGAAAGTCAGCTAATGCATGAAAAATTAGAGTCTCAGTTGAAACTGCTTTCATCGGGAGTGTTTCTGTATGACGTGACTCAAGAAGGGTTGAAATTGTCGATTTTCAAAGAGAAGGAAACGTTTGTAAAATATTTGGAGAGAGAAATAATAGCACTGACGGAGATAATAGAAACTTCAATGCGTTGGTTCTTCATTGGCTGCAACTTGTCATCTTTCTGTGGAATAATTGTCTACCTTTTCAATCATG ATTTGAATGCTCTCACTTTGCCAATAGTGTTCTACAATCCTTTCACCCCATCTCCGTCTGTACCATTTGTGGACTTCAAGCAATATTGCATTGTTTTCTCAATTGAGTTGTGGTACATGTATGTGAGTTACAAGCTGACCCTAAGCATGGGGGGATTCCTATTTCTATCTGCTGATAACGTCATCAGAGAGATCAAATCGTTCCAAATGAATTTACATGAATTGAGTTTGAACTTCGATGCTATTGAAGCAGAAGACAAGCATGTCTCCTTTGAAGATGAAAGGTATGAAGGAATGAAAAAAGTTTTCAGGAAAATTTGTGTGCATCATCAAAGAATATTCAG aaaagttgaaatgttgaataaagGAATTGATTTCATAGTAATTTGTTATAATCCATACCTATGCTTTCAATTGTGCTTAGCAATCTTCTGCATTATG AAAGTTGATCTCCTTTTCAAAATTAAGTACGGATTCGCATTCATAACTGTTCTTGTCATTACATTCAAATATTGTGAGCTGGGACAAGAATTGGAGAATGAG GGAGAAAAACTGCGAATGGCTCTATACACGTGCAGTTGGACTGGAAAGCCCTCTTGGTTTGGCCGATCTCTATCGATTATGATGATACAAAGCCATCGAGTTCCCAAAATAGAAGCATTTCGATTCCTCACTCTCAATCGGATAAATCTACGAGTG ATAGTGCAAACTGTTTATTCATACTTGAATCTATTGACAAGAGTCTCGAGGTGA